The proteins below come from a single Vicia villosa cultivar HV-30 ecotype Madison, WI unplaced genomic scaffold, Vvil1.0 ctg.000222F_1_1, whole genome shotgun sequence genomic window:
- the LOC131625563 gene encoding uncharacterized protein LOC131625563 has translation MAPPKPPNPSSKEILEEALQITTLNLNNAMQETQEQMDVRFHQISTELSNLQTRFDNDKSVEDSRFDSLMAAINKISFQKELQQTLTTPSATVHGTGTTSRSATVHGSGTTVGSATVHETVPPVTSTTVHGTTVTSAPCSQFPPQHPYPNLSHIPPLPTARTPKLELPMFDGSGPLDWLFQAEQFFNFYNMPPENRLSLISFYMKGDALSWFKWMHNSHLLSDWASFTRALELRFGPSTYDNHQAELFKLKQEGTVVEYQTKFEQLGNQVVGLPQDAILNCFISGLNVDIKNEMAIQRPTNISQAIGLAKLIEAKLKDSKPKFSKTYVNPFPKSNPTSLSAPYQKGPYNTQALTAVRTKSPSTQQPSHLPIKKLSQAQIQERRAQGLCFNCDEKFIPGHKCATGRFLILLCDDEVMEPSQLGAEQLEVIEETEPRDTYFQLSTQALTGHFSPQTLKFRGTIGGLPVMVLVDTGSTHNILQPRIAQHLNLPTTPIPHFSVMVGNGSHLQCEGICNNVKLVLQEHQFKLPFYLLPIEGADIVLGMAWLRTLGTIQADFSIPSITFNHNNSPMTLQGDSATLPKHTTFHQFKQLVHQDSIASLHLMIFHPSPTSIPHTEPHPLQNLPKDTPPQLAKLLHKFSKIFQPHLGLPPPRPHDHHINLLPNTAPVNVKPYRYPHSQKTAMTTIIDDMLKEGLITPSHSPFSSPVLLVKKKDGTWRFCVDYRALNAVTVKDRFPIPTIDELLDELGSAKFFTKLDLRSGYHQIRMASEDTHKTAFRTFDGHYEFLVMPFGLTNAPSTFQSAMNDLLRPHLRKFVLVFFDDILIYSSNFSDHLAHLQIIFELLMSNFYVVKLSKCVFAVSKVHYLGHVISRGTVEPDAEKIKAILDWPQPRSLTTLRGFLGLTGFYHRFVKPYASLSAPLTDLLRSTKFVWSTSAAAAFTELQQRMTDMPVLSLPDFTKKIVVETDASGVAIGAVLSQDGHPIAFFSKKLCPRMQAASVYVRDVRYNRSNKKVASVFNWSRVSYLHGSKEFAESVAPKDSNSRATEVGSQAARF, from the exons ATGGCTCCCCCTAAACCCCCCAACCCCTCTTCTAAGGAAATTTTAGAAGAAGCCCTTCAAATCACTACCTTAAACCTAAACAATGCAATGCAAGAGACACAAGAGCAAATGGATGTAAGATTCCACCAAATCTCTACCGAATTATCTAACCTCCAAACAAGGTTTGATAATGATAAAAGTGTGGAAGACTCTAGATTTGACTCCCTCATGGCTGCCATTAACAAAATCTCCTTTCAAAAAGAGCTGCAGCAAACCCTTACTACCCCTTCTGCTACTGTTCACGGAACAGGTACAACAAGCAGATCCGCTACTGTTCACGGATCCGGGACCACTGTTGGGTCCGCTACTGTTCACGAAACAGTACCGCCGGTCACCTCAACTACTGTTCATGGAACAACAGTCACTTCAG CCCCATGCTCACAATTTCCTCCACAACACCCTTATCCCAATCTCTCCCATATACCACCCTTACCAACAGCCCGTACCCCAAAACTCGAATTACCTATGTTTGATGGTTCCGGTCCTCTTGATTGGCTATTTCAAGCGgagcaattttttaatttttataatatgccTCCGGAAAATCGTTTATCATTAATATCTTTTTACATGAAAGGTGATGCCCTAAGTTGGTTTAAATGGATGCATAATAGTCATTTATTATCTGATTGGGCCTCGTTTACAAGAGCTTTAGAGTTGCGCTTCGGCCCATCCACTTACGACAATCATCAGGCTGAATTGTTTAAGTTAAAACAAGAAGGAACAGTGGTTGAGTATCAAACAAAATTTGAACAGTTGGGCAATCAAGTGGTGGGTTTACCTCAAGATGCTATACTAAATTGCTTTATTTCTGGCCTTAATGTTGATATAAAAAATGAAATGGCAATTCAACGACCCACAAATATCTCACAAGCTATTGGGCTAGCTAAGCTGATTGAAGCAAAGCTTAAAGATTCTAAACCTAAATTCTCCAAAACCTATGTTAACCCATTTCCCAAATCCAATCCTACTTCCCTTTCTGCCCCATACCAAAAAGGTCCTTATAATACTCAAGCCCTTACCGCTGTCCGAACAAAAAGCCCTTCTACCCAACAACCTTCCCACCTTCCCATAAAAAAATTATCTCAAGCCCAAATTCAGGAACGAAGAGCCCAAGGATTGTGCTTTAATTGTGATGAAAAGTTCATTCCTGGCCATAAGTGTGCTACAGGCAGATTCTTGATTCTACTATGTGATGATGAGGTCATGGAACCTTCTCAATTGGGTGCAGAACAGCTAGAAGTTATAGAAGAAACAGAACCAAGAGACACTTATTTTCAGCTATCCACCCAAGCACTAACAGGCCATTTTTCTCCTCAAACTCTCAAATTTCGAGGAACTATTGGAGGATTACCGGTCATGGTTTTAGTGGATACAGGCAGCACCCACAATATACTCCAACCTCGCATCGCTCAGCATCTTAATCTTCCAACTACCCCCATTCCTCACTTTTCGGTGATGGTTGGCAATGGCTCACACCTTCAGTGTGAAGGAATCTGCAACAATGTCAAATTGGTTTTACAAGAACATCAATTCAAATTACCCTTCTACCTCCTACCTATTGAGGGAGCTGATATAGTCCTAGGCATGGCTTGGCTAAGGACACTTGGCACTATTCAGGCTGATTTCTCTATCCCCTCAATTACCTTTAACCACAACAACTCACCTATGACCTTACAAGGGGATTCTGCCACACTTCCCAAACACACCACTTTTCATCAATTCAAACAACTTGTCCACCAAGATTCCATTGCCTCACTACATCTCATGATTTTTCATCCCAGCCCCACAAGTATACCTCACACAGAACCTCACCCATTACAAAACCTACCCAAAGACACACCCCCCCAGCTTGCCAAACTACTTCACAAATTCTCCAAAATATTTCAACCTCATCTCGGCCTCCCTCCACCTAGACCCCATGACCACCATATAAACTTACTTCCCAACACTGCCCCGGTTAACGTTAAGCCCTATCGGTACCCTCACTCCCAAAAAACAGCTATGACTACTATCATTGATGACATGCTTAAAGAAGGCCTCATTACCCCTAGTCACAGCCCCTTCTCCTCCCCagttttattagtaaaaaaaaaggaCGGCACTTGGCGTTTCTGTGTTGACTATAGAGCTCTTAATGCTGTCACAGTTAAAGATCGATTTCCTATACCCACAATAGATGAATTGCTAGATGAACTTGGTTCTGCCAAGTTTTTCACCAAACTAGATCTACGCTCAGGTTATCACCAGATCCGAATGGCATCAGAAGATACacataaaacagcttttcgtacTTTCGACGGACACTATGAATTcttggtaatgccttttggtttgactAACGCACCCTCTACTTTCCAATCAGCAATGAATGATCTTTTGCGACCTCACTTAAGaaaatttgttttagtttttttcgaTGATATTCTGATCTACAGTTCTAATTTTTCTGACCACCTAGCTCATTTGCAGATTATTTTTGAGTTACTAATGTCTAATTTTTATGTGGTTAAGTTGTCAAAATGTGTGTTCGCAGTTTCTAAGGTTCATTACCTAGGACATGTTATTTCTAGAGGAACAGTAGAACCAGATGCAGAAAAGATCAAGGCAATTTTAGATTGGCCTCAACCGCGCTCTCTCACGACACTCAGAGGTTTTTTGGGCCTTACCGGATTTTATCATCGATTTGTAAAGCCATACGCCTCTCTCTCCGCTCCCCTCACTGATTTGTTACGATCCACTAAATTTGTTTGGAGTACATCAGCGGCCGCAGCCTTTACAGAGTTACAACAACGCATGACCGACATGCCGGTCTTATCACTACCAGactttacaaaaaaaattgttgtagAAACAGACGCTTCAGGGGTTGCCATAGGTGCTGTGTTGTCCCAAGACGGTCACCCAATCGCCTTCTTCAGCAAGAAGTTATGTCCTCGTATGCAAGCAGCTTCAGTTTATGTGAGAGATGTTCGCTATAACAGAAGCAATAAAAAAGTGGCGTCAGTATTTAATTGGTCAAGAGTTTCATATCTACACGGATCAAAAGAGTTTGCGGAATCTGTTGCTCCAAAAGATTCAAACTCCAGAGCAACAGAAGTGGGCAGCCAAGCTGCAAGGTTTTAA
- the LOC131625564 gene encoding LOW QUALITY PROTEIN: protein ATAF2-like (The sequence of the model RefSeq protein was modified relative to this genomic sequence to represent the inferred CDS: deleted 2 bases in 1 codon; substituted 1 base at 1 genomic stop codon): protein MGYHSEKEWYFFSQGDRKYSNSSRPNRVAGSGYWKATGADKPTGKVKPMGIQKALVFYAGKAPKGVKTNWIMHEYRLANVDRPASKKNNLRLDDXVLCRIYNKKGKIEKFNTSLGTLVHQENAELHKKMDFIQKENAELQKKVYEARSTNEENVASNLSCTINRYDLHAPISLQLRQPRTQYSEPATMKLWYSLELIIYRI, encoded by the exons ATGGGTTATCACAGTGAGAAAGAATGGTACTTTTTCTCTCAGGGGGATCGAAAATACTCGAACAGTTCCCGGCCTAACCGGGTTGCCGGAAGTGGTTACTGGAAGGCTACCGGAGCTGATAAACCAACTGGGAAAGTGAAACCAATGGGGATACAAAAAGCACTGGTTTTCTATGCCGGTAAAGCCCCCAAAGGAGTGAAAACTAATTGGATTATGCATGAATATCGTCTTGCCAACGTTGATAGGCCCGCCagtaagaaaaataatttaagg CTTGATGATTAGGTATTATGTAGAATTTAC AACAAGAAAGGAAAGATTGAGAAATTCAACACGAGTCTG GGAACTCTTGTCCATCAAGAAAATGCTGAACTCCATAAAAAAATGGACTTCATTCAGAAAGAAAATGCAGAGCTACAGAAGAAGGTTTATGAAGCAAGGAGTACAAATGAAGAAAATGTGGCATCGAATCTTTCATGCACTATCAATAGATATGATTTACATGCGCCGATCAGTCTTCAGCTAAGGCAACCACGGACTCAATACAGTGAACCCGCAACCATGAAATTATGGTATTCCCTCGAACTAATAATATATCGCATATAG